Proteins encoded within one genomic window of Patescibacteria group bacterium:
- a CDS encoding nucleoside 2-deoxyribosyltransferase codes for MKTVVICGSRRFKKEIREFESKLIKAGVVVFSPYLHEGKDEWDKLSLQYKKFVALGLTHDHFYKIRMADVVFVYNKDGYAGVSTTLELGYAVALGKPIYALSDKDEELCRLTLFREVIKTPRELINKLK; via the coding sequence ATGAAAACTGTTGTAATTTGCGGTAGCAGAAGATTCAAAAAAGAAATAAGAGAATTTGAAAGTAAGCTGATTAAAGCAGGGGTTGTTGTTTTTTCTCCCTATCTCCATGAAGGTAAAGACGAATGGGATAAGCTCTCTCTCCAATACAAGAAGTTTGTGGCTTTGGGGCTTACTCACGATCATTTTTATAAAATCAGGATGGCTGATGTTGTTTTTGTTTATAACAAGGATGGTTATGCTGGTGTAAGCACCACTCTTGAACTTGGGTATGCAGTGGCTCTTGGAAAACCTATTTACGCCCTGTCAGATAAAGATGAAGAGCTTTGTAGGTTAACCCTATTCCGTGAGGTTATTAAAACACCAAGAGAACTTATAAATAAACTGAAATGA
- a CDS encoding MerR family transcriptional regulator — MPKNKTTLPKLLTIRQAAEVLNVHVETLRRWDKAGKLKATRINDRGDRRYDPKDIEVILKNKKK, encoded by the coding sequence ATGCCGAAGAATAAGACGACTTTACCAAAACTGTTAACCATCCGCCAAGCGGCAGAAGTTTTGAATGTCCATGTGGAGACACTGAGACGGTGGGATAAGGCTGGGAAATTAAAAGCTACACGGATAAATGATCGTGGCGATAGGCGCTATGATCCAAAAGACATTGAGGTTATTTTGAAAAATAAGAAAAAATAA